A region of Thermobifida halotolerans DNA encodes the following proteins:
- a CDS encoding M48 family metallopeptidase: MSTTPDRARIRLRDISSRAYEHPADRGALVALRSLRGFDDVFKRLSGLFNERALRLMFLAGAVRVNERQFPEVHDYVRDAAYVLDLDTVPELYLQMNPQPNAMAIGSSRPFIVMTTGLFDLLDAQEQRFVVGHEVGHILSGHAVYRTMLLALVRLAARVAWIPLGYVGLRAIVAALEEWYRKSELSCDRAGLLAAQDPDAAKRALMKMAGGSRLAEMNVDAFLEQAREYDAAEDVRDGFLKLLITQGHTHPFAVIRLAELDRWIKDGDYQRILNGDYPRRGTDADARIGEEARNAARSYREAWERTSDPLVGTLRDVVGSAANTGGRIFDTVADRWKNGPSGRRDST; encoded by the coding sequence ATGTCGACTACTCCTGACCGGGCCCGCATCCGACTCCGCGACATCTCCTCCCGCGCCTACGAGCACCCGGCGGACCGCGGCGCACTGGTCGCGTTGCGGTCGCTGCGCGGTTTCGACGACGTGTTCAAGCGCCTGTCCGGCCTGTTCAACGAGCGGGCGCTGCGGTTGATGTTCCTCGCGGGCGCCGTGCGGGTCAACGAGCGGCAGTTCCCCGAGGTCCACGACTACGTGCGCGACGCCGCCTACGTCCTCGACCTCGACACGGTGCCCGAGCTGTACCTCCAGATGAACCCGCAGCCCAACGCCATGGCGATCGGCAGCAGCCGGCCGTTCATCGTCATGACCACCGGGTTGTTCGACCTGCTCGACGCCCAGGAGCAGCGCTTCGTCGTGGGCCACGAGGTGGGGCACATCCTGTCCGGGCACGCGGTGTACCGCACGATGCTGCTGGCGCTGGTCCGGCTGGCCGCGCGGGTCGCCTGGATCCCGCTGGGCTATGTCGGTCTGCGCGCGATCGTCGCGGCCCTGGAGGAGTGGTACCGCAAGTCGGAGCTGTCCTGCGACCGCGCCGGGCTGCTCGCCGCCCAGGATCCCGACGCGGCCAAACGGGCGCTGATGAAGATGGCGGGGGGCTCCCGGCTGGCCGAGATGAACGTGGACGCGTTCCTCGAGCAGGCCAGGGAGTACGACGCGGCCGAGGACGTGCGCGACGGCTTCCTCAAACTCCTCATCACCCAGGGGCACACCCACCCGTTCGCGGTGATCCGGCTGGCCGAGCTGGACCGGTGGATCAAGGACGGCGACTACCAGCGCATCCTCAACGGGGACTACCCGCGCCGCGGCACCGACGCCGACGCCCGGATCGGCGAGGAGGCCCGCAACGCCGCCCGGTCCTACCGGGAGGCGTGGGAGCGCACCTCCGACCCCCTGGTGGGAACGCTGCGCGACGTCGTGGGCAGTGCGGCGAACACCGGGGGCAGGATCTTCGACACGGTGGCGGACCGGTGGAAGAACGGTCCGTCGGGCCGCCGCGACTCCACCTGA
- the nadD gene encoding nicotinate-nucleotide adenylyltransferase: MPEETTTTQGRAPRRPAPPRRIGIMGGTFDPIHHGHLVAGSEVAHLFGLDEVIFVPAGHPWQKQRTGSRVTPAEHRYLMTVIATAENPQFRVSRIEIDRDGPTYTIDTLRQMRQQYGPDVELFFITGADALGAILSWHNADELFELAHFVGCNRPGHQLADPGLPEGRVSLVEIPALAISSTECRERVRKGEPIWYLVPDGIVRYINKTGLYLDDQEAG, encoded by the coding sequence GTGCCAGAGGAGACGACGACCACGCAGGGGAGGGCGCCGCGGCGCCCCGCGCCGCCGCGCCGGATCGGCATCATGGGCGGCACCTTCGATCCCATCCACCACGGACACCTGGTGGCCGGCAGCGAGGTCGCCCACCTGTTCGGCCTCGACGAGGTCATCTTCGTGCCCGCGGGGCACCCCTGGCAGAAGCAGCGGACGGGAAGCCGGGTCACCCCGGCCGAACACCGCTACCTGATGACCGTGATCGCCACCGCGGAGAACCCCCAGTTCCGGGTGAGCCGGATCGAGATCGACCGGGACGGACCCACCTACACCATCGACACGCTGCGCCAGATGCGCCAACAGTACGGTCCCGACGTGGAGCTGTTCTTCATCACCGGAGCGGACGCTCTGGGCGCTATTCTGAGCTGGCACAACGCCGACGAGCTCTTCGAGCTCGCGCATTTCGTAGGCTGTAACCGGCCGGGGCACCAGCTCGCCGACCCCGGTCTGCCCGAGGGCAGGGTCTCCCTCGTGGAGATCCCCGCCCTGGCCATCTCCTCGACCGAGTGTCGGGAGCGTGTCCGCAAGGGCGAGCCCATCTGGTACCTGGTACCCGATGGCATTGTCCGCTACATCAACAAGACCGGGCTCTACCTCGATGATCAGGAGGCGGGGTAG
- a CDS encoding 5-formyltetrahydrofolate cyclo-ligase → MTSVDINEAKNAIRERVWTLLEQERVVPPGVHGRIPAFYGAEAAAERLAELPVWKAARVVKAVPDKAQLPARARALTEGKLVYMAVPKLAEEKPFYLLDPATLTVPPNEAASSKVAATVAREIGVDEMQPVDLIVCGSVAVNRRGVRLGKGAGYSDIEVALLQEAGLIGPQTTIVTTVHSLQVIDDDLSETEHDFSVDLIVTPDEVIECNPPRRPAGLIWEHLGQEKIAAIPVLAARASKSVRPDRKDGRSHRSVLRGKDSSSRSAAGRSPRDSR, encoded by the coding sequence GTGACCAGCGTGGACATTAACGAGGCCAAGAACGCCATCCGCGAGCGCGTGTGGACACTGCTAGAGCAGGAGCGAGTCGTGCCGCCCGGTGTGCACGGCCGCATCCCGGCCTTCTACGGTGCCGAGGCCGCTGCCGAACGGCTTGCCGAACTGCCCGTGTGGAAGGCCGCGCGGGTCGTCAAGGCGGTACCGGACAAAGCACAGCTTCCGGCGCGGGCACGGGCGCTCACCGAGGGCAAGCTCGTCTACATGGCCGTCCCCAAGCTGGCCGAGGAGAAGCCCTTCTACCTCCTCGATCCGGCAACGCTCACCGTGCCGCCGAACGAAGCCGCGTCGAGCAAGGTCGCCGCGACCGTGGCGCGCGAGATCGGCGTCGATGAGATGCAGCCGGTCGATCTCATCGTCTGCGGCAGCGTGGCCGTCAACCGGCGCGGTGTGCGGCTCGGCAAGGGCGCGGGGTACTCCGACATCGAGGTTGCACTGCTGCAAGAAGCAGGCTTGATCGGGCCACAAACCACCATCGTGACCACCGTGCACTCCTTGCAAGTCATTGACGACGACCTTTCCGAGACCGAGCACGACTTCAGTGTGGACTTGATCGTCACCCCCGATGAGGTCATCGAGTGCAACCCGCCACGCCGCCCAGCAGGGCTGATCTGGGAACACCTGGGGCAAGAGAAGATCGCGGCGATTCCGGTACTGGCGGCTCGCGCCTCAAAATCCGTACGTCCAGATCGAAAAGATGGAAGAAGCCATCGTTCGGTACTACGAGGTAAAGATTCATCTTCCCGAAGCGCTGCGGGCCGAAGTCCGCGCGATAGTCGATGA
- a CDS encoding pectate lyase family protein: protein MGRSIARRLVSTLATAAVVTAGLALPMSPASAQTGSATGYATQNGGTTGGAGGQTVRATTGTQIHEALCERPSTSTPIIIEVEGTINHGNTSKVSGDGCETADDVIELKKISNVTIVGVGSGAVFDQLGIHIRESRNIIIQNVTVRNVKKSGSPTSNGGDAIGMESGVRNVWVDHVTLEASGGESEGYDGLFDLKNNTQYVTLSYSILRNSGRGGLVGSSESDRSNGYVTYHHNRYENIDSRAPLLRGGIGHMYNNHYVELHKSGINSRAGASAKVENNYFEDSKDVLGTFYTDERGFWEVSGNIFDNVTWSSQGDENYPAGPDPQSNTSVSIPYSYELDDAGCVPEVLEQTAGAGKGNRISDGNCEAEEPTDPDPTDPDPTDPDPTDPDPTDPDPTDPDPTDPPNGTNLSIGAGADGSSKASGTSYGNVVDGDMSTYWSPSGSTGRISVKWGSNVTVSTINIREAAGAEGNIGSWRVVDHDNGTVLATGSGAGVITFDPTTLRKINFEITSSNGTPRIAEFETYAG from the coding sequence GTGGGACGATCAATCGCGCGTCGACTCGTGTCGACGCTGGCCACTGCGGCCGTGGTGACGGCTGGTCTGGCCCTGCCGATGTCCCCGGCATCGGCGCAGACCGGCAGCGCCACGGGTTACGCGACCCAGAACGGTGGAACCACCGGCGGCGCGGGCGGACAGACGGTACGGGCCACGACCGGAACCCAGATCCACGAGGCCCTGTGCGAGCGGCCCAGCACCAGCACCCCGATCATCATCGAGGTGGAAGGGACCATCAACCACGGCAACACCTCCAAGGTGTCGGGTGACGGTTGCGAGACCGCCGACGACGTGATCGAGCTCAAGAAGATCAGCAACGTCACGATCGTCGGCGTCGGCAGCGGAGCCGTGTTCGACCAGTTGGGCATCCACATCCGGGAGTCCCGCAACATCATCATCCAGAACGTGACCGTCCGGAACGTCAAGAAGTCCGGCTCGCCCACGTCCAACGGCGGTGACGCCATCGGGATGGAGAGCGGCGTCCGCAACGTCTGGGTCGACCACGTCACCCTGGAGGCGTCGGGCGGGGAGTCGGAGGGCTACGACGGCCTCTTCGACCTGAAGAACAACACCCAGTACGTCACCCTCTCCTACAGCATCCTGCGCAACTCCGGCCGCGGCGGCCTGGTCGGGTCCAGCGAGAGCGACCGCTCGAACGGCTACGTCACGTACCACCACAACCGGTACGAGAACATCGACTCGCGTGCGCCCCTGCTGCGCGGCGGCATAGGGCACATGTACAACAACCACTACGTGGAGCTCCACAAGTCCGGCATCAACTCCCGGGCCGGGGCCAGCGCGAAGGTGGAGAACAACTACTTCGAGGACTCCAAGGACGTCCTGGGCACCTTCTACACCGATGAGAGGGGCTTCTGGGAGGTCAGCGGCAACATCTTCGACAACGTGACCTGGTCCAGCCAGGGCGACGAGAACTACCCCGCCGGTCCCGACCCGCAGTCCAACACGTCGGTGAGCATTCCGTACTCCTACGAGCTCGACGACGCCGGCTGCGTGCCGGAGGTGCTGGAGCAGACCGCGGGCGCGGGCAAGGGCAATCGGATCTCGGACGGCAACTGCGAAGCGGAGGAGCCGACCGACCCGGACCCGACCGATCCGGACCCGACCGACCCGGACCCGACCGACCCGGACCCGACCGACCCGGACCCGACCGATCCGGACCCGACCGACCCTCCCAACGGGACCAACCTCAGCATCGGGGCCGGTGCCGACGGCTCCAGCAAGGCCAGCGGGACCAGCTACGGGAACGTCGTCGACGGCGACATGAGCACCTACTGGTCGCCGAGCGGCTCGACCGGTCGCATTTCGGTCAAGTGGGGCTCCAACGTCACGGTGTCCACGATCAACATCCGCGAGGCGGCCGGAGCCGAAGGCAACATCGGCTCCTGGCGGGTCGTCGACCACGACAACGGAACCGTCCTGGCCACCGGCAGCGGAGCGGGTGTCATCACCTTCGACCCGACGACGCTGCGAAAGATCAACTTCGAGATCACCAGCTCGAACGGCACACCGCGCATCGCCGAGTTCGAGACCTACGCCGGTTAG
- a CDS encoding LacI family DNA-binding transcriptional regulator — translation MPRLPTVTDVARAAGVSRQTVSNVLNSPEVVRPDTRERVERAIEALGYRPHASARRLRTRRSSTIGIRLDPFANGISGAVLDRYVHALTERAAERGLRVLLYTARSPEEEIEQLRSLIEGADVDAFVLTSTFRGDPRTGWLLEHDVPFATFGRPWDEDDVGTPRYPWVDVDGAAGTAAATEYALEQGARRVGFLGWPASSGTGDDRERGWRETLQAHGVPADGLRYTVEEDVPQARRAMTRVLSRDDPPDAVVCASDSLALGAHLAASDLGRSNLLVVGFDNTPVADALGFASVEQLPDQIAAGTLDLLMGSRSRAVDRARAAPRPAHLLVTPRLVRR, via the coding sequence ATGCCGCGGCTGCCCACCGTGACCGACGTCGCGCGTGCCGCCGGGGTGTCGCGTCAGACCGTCTCGAACGTGCTGAACTCCCCCGAGGTCGTCAGGCCGGACACGCGCGAGCGCGTGGAACGGGCGATCGAGGCGCTCGGGTACCGCCCCCACGCCTCCGCGCGGCGTCTGCGGACGCGTCGCAGCTCGACCATCGGCATCCGCCTCGACCCCTTCGCCAACGGCATCTCGGGCGCGGTGCTCGACCGCTACGTGCACGCCCTCACCGAGCGGGCGGCGGAGCGGGGGCTGCGCGTCCTGCTCTACACGGCGCGCAGCCCGGAGGAGGAGATCGAGCAGCTCCGCAGCCTGATCGAAGGGGCCGACGTCGACGCCTTCGTGCTCACCTCCACCTTCCGCGGCGACCCCCGTACCGGGTGGCTCCTTGAGCACGACGTGCCGTTCGCGACCTTCGGACGCCCGTGGGACGAAGACGACGTCGGCACCCCGCGGTATCCGTGGGTGGACGTCGACGGCGCGGCCGGAACCGCCGCAGCGACCGAGTACGCGCTCGAACAGGGGGCCCGGCGTGTCGGCTTCCTCGGGTGGCCCGCGTCGTCCGGTACCGGCGACGACCGGGAACGCGGCTGGCGCGAGACGCTCCAGGCGCACGGCGTCCCCGCCGACGGCCTGCGCTACACGGTCGAAGAGGACGTGCCGCAGGCTCGCCGGGCGATGACGCGGGTGCTCTCGCGGGACGACCCGCCGGACGCCGTCGTGTGCGCGAGCGACTCCCTCGCCCTCGGCGCGCACCTCGCAGCGTCCGACCTGGGCAGGTCCAACCTGCTTGTCGTCGGGTTCGACAACACGCCCGTCGCCGACGCCCTCGGCTTCGCCAGCGTCGAGCAGCTTCCCGACCAGATCGCGGCCGGCACCCTCGACCTGCTGATGGGCTCCCGGAGCCGGGCGGTCGACCGCGCACGAGCGGCCCCCCGTCCGGCCCACCTCCTGGTGACCCCGCGCCTGGTCCGGCGCTGA
- the rsfS gene encoding ribosome silencing factor, producing MTATDRTVELVNIAAAAAADKLARDIVAYDVSDQLVITDAFVLCSAPNDRQVRSIVDEVEERMRQVGAKPVRREGERDGRWVLLDYVDLVVHVQHEEERGFYGLERLWKDCPEIALPEGARGVGREANDDAGS from the coding sequence GTGACCGCCACGGACCGGACCGTTGAACTCGTCAACATCGCCGCCGCCGCGGCGGCCGACAAACTCGCGAGGGACATCGTCGCCTACGACGTCAGCGACCAACTCGTCATCACCGACGCCTTCGTCCTGTGCTCCGCGCCCAACGACCGCCAGGTCAGGTCGATCGTCGACGAGGTCGAGGAGCGCATGCGCCAGGTGGGCGCCAAACCGGTGCGCCGCGAGGGCGAACGTGACGGCCGCTGGGTGCTGCTGGACTACGTCGATCTCGTCGTGCACGTCCAGCACGAGGAGGAGCGCGGCTTCTACGGCCTGGAGCGGCTGTGGAAGGACTGTCCGGAGATCGCCCTGCCGGAGGGGGCCCGGGGAGTCGGTCGCGAGGCGAACGACGACGCCGGTTCCTGA
- a CDS encoding DUF1349 domain-containing protein yields the protein MSEPVRLPAVPAPLTWWNTPAYHVVEGPDRLVVGAGPNTDVFGDPGGPTRTANAPALLAALDGEFTLGARVEPDFRATYDAGVLFLYVDEDNHAKLCLELSPQGRPTIVSVVTRGGVSDDCNSFTVDGGGVRLRITRTGGAYAFHADTGDGFWHLVRYFALDGSPRAGFLAQSPLGEGQTVRFSEITHTTTPPEDLRGGK from the coding sequence ATGAGCGAACCGGTCCGACTTCCCGCCGTCCCCGCGCCGTTGACCTGGTGGAACACCCCCGCTTACCACGTGGTCGAGGGACCCGACCGTCTCGTCGTCGGCGCGGGGCCGAACACCGACGTGTTCGGCGACCCCGGCGGTCCGACCCGGACGGCGAACGCGCCCGCGCTGCTGGCCGCGCTCGACGGGGAGTTCACCCTCGGCGCGCGGGTGGAGCCGGACTTCCGCGCCACCTACGACGCCGGGGTGCTGTTCCTGTACGTCGACGAGGACAACCACGCGAAGCTGTGCCTGGAGCTGTCGCCGCAGGGCCGACCGACGATCGTGTCGGTGGTGACCCGCGGTGGTGTCTCCGACGACTGCAACTCCTTCACCGTCGACGGCGGCGGCGTCCGGCTGCGGATCACCCGCACCGGCGGCGCGTACGCCTTCCACGCCGACACCGGCGACGGCTTCTGGCACCTGGTCCGCTACTTCGCCCTGGACGGCTCCCCGAGGGCCGGCTTCCTCGCCCAGTCACCCCTGGGCGAGGGCCAGACCGTGCGCTTCTCGGAGATCACCCACACCACCACGCCGCCCGAGGACCTGCGCGGCGGGAAGTGA
- a CDS encoding glycosyltransferase family 2 protein codes for MPIDVTVIVPVHNTGRGVLEGLESLRSQTLPRSRFEVVYVDDGSTDETGELLDAELADEENFSVVHIENSGWPGRPRNIGMDRARGEFVLFMDDDDHLGVEALERMVAKAREDSADIVIGRMTGIGRKAPREIFQRPMSGGSLRRNRILLTTLTVHKLFRAEFLRSNGLRFAEGRVRLEDHMFMLHAYLRTEAVSVVHDYTCYYWVRHKNFGNISFKPPEPADYLGSVEKIIDIIEAEVEPGEFRDTLIAHWYRSKLLGRMQGPKYLNQPEESAHKLHTVARSLVERRIPERLDAKLNAFTRLRAAALRTGRHELVRGVAEFEVDLAHRTTVTGFRWEGTTLHVDVESTLVRKSDRRPLEFVREGESVYWDLPSELAEEPSVRAAAEISSPMKRLKLRTFARNRASGADVTVPTSFTRVEEPTGAGRFTVRLTGTAEIDVARGNLGSPLLGRWWFLTRVDLGGTSSDHKVGPLRAPDAEASRVPAFVKLSDDLSALVTPSYNGKGHLTVTVDPACQKLAALVRGSQRPVLANDNGSLRLHIPLALHTNDARITLPLRLLGTGESVEATGSVLTESAAVDSPRAVLAAEMPTIPSQGRWQVAMESGQQPVPLGITLSRNLGRWSVTVQQPPRLRRFAVRAYRALRRRAGRVARSVGLR; via the coding sequence ATGCCCATAGACGTGACCGTCATCGTCCCGGTCCACAACACCGGCCGGGGAGTGCTGGAAGGCCTGGAGTCGCTGCGCTCCCAGACCCTGCCCCGCTCCCGGTTCGAGGTCGTCTACGTCGACGACGGCTCGACCGACGAGACCGGGGAACTGCTCGACGCCGAACTGGCCGACGAGGAGAACTTCTCGGTGGTGCACATCGAGAACTCCGGATGGCCGGGGCGTCCCCGCAACATCGGCATGGACCGCGCCCGGGGGGAGTTCGTCCTGTTCATGGACGACGACGACCACCTCGGTGTCGAGGCCCTGGAACGCATGGTCGCCAAGGCCCGCGAGGACTCCGCCGACATCGTCATCGGGCGGATGACCGGCATCGGACGCAAGGCGCCCCGCGAGATCTTCCAGAGGCCCATGTCGGGCGGGAGTCTGCGCAGGAACCGCATCCTGCTGACCACGCTCACGGTGCACAAGCTCTTCCGCGCCGAGTTCCTGCGGTCCAACGGGCTGCGCTTCGCCGAGGGCCGGGTCCGACTCGAGGACCACATGTTCATGCTCCACGCCTACCTGCGCACCGAAGCGGTCTCGGTCGTGCACGACTACACCTGCTACTACTGGGTGCGGCACAAGAACTTCGGCAACATCTCGTTCAAGCCGCCCGAGCCCGCCGACTACCTCGGCAGCGTCGAGAAGATCATCGACATCATCGAGGCCGAGGTCGAGCCGGGCGAGTTCCGGGACACCCTGATCGCGCACTGGTACCGGTCCAAGCTGCTGGGGCGGATGCAGGGCCCCAAGTACCTGAACCAGCCGGAGGAGTCCGCGCACAAGCTGCACACCGTCGCCCGGTCGCTGGTGGAGCGCCGCATCCCGGAGCGCCTGGACGCCAAGCTCAACGCCTTCACCCGACTGCGCGCCGCCGCGCTGCGGACCGGACGGCACGAACTCGTCCGCGGGGTCGCCGAGTTCGAGGTCGACCTGGCGCACCGGACCACGGTGACCGGCTTCCGCTGGGAGGGCACGACGCTGCACGTGGACGTCGAGAGCACCCTGGTGCGCAAGAGCGACCGGCGGCCGCTGGAGTTCGTGCGCGAGGGCGAGTCGGTCTACTGGGACCTGCCGTCCGAACTCGCCGAGGAGCCCTCGGTGCGGGCCGCAGCGGAGATCAGCTCCCCGATGAAGCGGCTCAAGCTGCGGACGTTCGCGCGCAACAGGGCGAGCGGCGCGGACGTGACGGTGCCGACGTCGTTCACCCGCGTCGAGGAGCCCACCGGAGCGGGGCGTTTCACGGTGCGCCTGACCGGAACCGCCGAGATCGACGTCGCACGCGGCAACCTGGGCTCGCCCCTGCTGGGCAGGTGGTGGTTCCTCACCCGTGTGGACCTGGGCGGCACCAGCAGCGACCACAAGGTCGGCCCGCTGCGCGCCCCGGACGCGGAGGCGAGCCGCGTGCCCGCGTTCGTGAAGCTGTCCGATGACCTGTCGGCCCTGGTGACTCCCTCCTACAACGGGAAGGGGCACCTGACCGTCACGGTCGACCCGGCCTGCCAGAAGCTGGCCGCACTGGTCCGGGGAAGCCAGCGGCCCGTGCTGGCGAACGACAACGGAAGTCTGCGGTTGCACATCCCCCTGGCCCTGCACACCAACGACGCGCGGATCACACTGCCGCTGCGGCTGCTGGGCACGGGGGAGAGCGTCGAGGCGACGGGAAGCGTGCTGACCGAGTCGGCCGCCGTCGACTCCCCGCGCGCGGTCCTGGCCGCCGAGATGCCCACCATCCCGAGCCAGGGCCGGTGGCAGGTCGCCATGGAGTCCGGACAGCAGCCCGTTCCCCTGGGCATCACGCTCTCCCGGAACCTGGGTCGCTGGTCCGTCACAGTGCAGCAGCCACCCCGCCTGCGCAGGTTCGCGGTCCGCGCCTACCGGGCGCTGCGCCGCCGCGCGGGCCGGGTGGCGCGCTCTGTCGGACTCCGGTAG
- a CDS encoding MFS transporter, whose translation MTGSRPGLALIAVSVVQFMVSLDLSVVNVGLPEIAAGLGFTGAEVTWVVHAYALTFGGLLLLGGKAADRYGRKQVLLSGLALFAVASLAGGFAQDAGQLVAARAAQGVGAAALAPAALALLTETFPSGPARLRAFGVWSAMNAAGGALGILIGGALTEYAGWRWVMFVNVPMALGALAMARWGVAAGGPVHRDTRPDVLGAVLATAGMTLLVFGIVNTEHASWTAPVTVTTLALAVVLLIAFVAVERTTSRDPLVRLGLFANRSVAGANAYNLLLGAAMASAFYFVSLHLQQVLGHGPALTGVMFLPFALGVIAGSVAAVRLGAHLAPRTLMITGGLATAAGFAWFGRISPDGSFLTDVLGPSVIVGLGFGLCLGPVVSTATAGVDPQESGVASGLLNSSRQIGAALGLAVLGTAASARTGSTVTPETLADGYALGLSLCAALFAAAVLIALFLLPPVRTAAPEPVISADQSERNHTPVTQTRYPRQALAAMYLGLTLTVAAVAALYIDQATANILAAHIRSGYPSYSQAAIDTAATTYIVYLTVLGVLGVLGWLVTIWAAGTGKRWVRWAASALFVTATSIALFNLLVRDTSGDTGLPPLLGWAGVLPCLAGLAAVLLLWRKPKQRVTV comes from the coding sequence GTGACCGGGAGTCGGCCGGGGCTGGCGCTCATCGCGGTGTCGGTGGTGCAGTTCATGGTGTCGCTGGACCTCTCGGTGGTCAACGTCGGGCTGCCCGAGATCGCCGCCGGGCTCGGCTTCACCGGCGCCGAGGTGACCTGGGTGGTCCACGCCTACGCCCTGACCTTCGGCGGGCTGCTGCTGTTGGGAGGCAAGGCCGCGGACCGGTACGGCCGCAAGCAGGTCCTGCTCTCGGGGCTGGCGCTCTTCGCGGTGGCCTCGCTGGCCGGAGGCTTCGCCCAGGACGCCGGCCAGCTCGTGGCCGCCCGCGCCGCACAGGGAGTCGGAGCCGCGGCCCTGGCCCCCGCCGCGCTGGCCCTGCTGACCGAGACCTTCCCCTCCGGCCCTGCCCGGCTGCGCGCCTTCGGCGTGTGGAGCGCGATGAACGCCGCGGGCGGAGCCCTCGGCATCCTCATCGGCGGAGCGCTCACCGAGTACGCCGGCTGGCGGTGGGTGATGTTCGTCAACGTCCCCATGGCACTGGGCGCACTGGCCATGGCCCGGTGGGGCGTTGCCGCAGGCGGACCGGTCCACCGGGACACCCGGCCTGACGTCCTCGGGGCTGTGCTGGCCACCGCCGGGATGACGTTGCTGGTGTTCGGGATCGTGAACACCGAGCACGCCTCCTGGACGGCGCCGGTCACCGTCACCACGCTGGCCCTCGCCGTCGTGCTGCTGATCGCGTTCGTCGCCGTGGAGCGCACCACCAGCCGTGATCCGCTCGTGCGGCTGGGGCTGTTCGCCAACCGGTCCGTTGCCGGGGCGAACGCCTACAACCTGCTCCTCGGCGCCGCCATGGCCTCGGCCTTCTACTTCGTCTCGCTCCATCTCCAGCAGGTGCTCGGGCACGGGCCGGCGCTCACCGGTGTGATGTTCCTGCCCTTCGCCCTCGGCGTGATCGCCGGGTCCGTCGCCGCGGTCCGGCTCGGTGCGCACCTGGCCCCGCGCACGCTCATGATCACCGGCGGGCTGGCGACCGCGGCAGGGTTCGCCTGGTTCGGGCGGATCAGCCCGGACGGGTCGTTCCTCACCGACGTCCTCGGCCCCTCCGTCATCGTCGGTCTCGGCTTCGGGCTCTGCCTCGGCCCGGTCGTCTCCACCGCCACTGCCGGCGTCGACCCGCAGGAGAGCGGTGTGGCCTCCGGCCTGCTCAACAGCTCACGGCAGATCGGAGCCGCGCTCGGACTGGCCGTCCTGGGCACCGCCGCCTCGGCGCGCACCGGCAGCACCGTCACCCCGGAGACCCTCGCCGACGGGTACGCGCTCGGACTGTCCCTCTGCGCGGCGCTGTTCGCAGCCGCCGTGCTCATCGCCCTCTTCCTCCTGCCACCCGTCCGTACGGCAGCACCGGAACCGGTGATCTCAGCCGACCAGTCCGAAAGGAACCACACCCCCGTGACACAGACCCGATACCCGCGACAGGCCCTCGCCGCGATGTACCTGGGGCTCACGCTCACCGTTGCCGCCGTCGCCGCCCTCTACATCGACCAGGCCACCGCGAACATCCTGGCCGCCCACATCCGGAGCGGGTATCCCTCCTACAGTCAGGCCGCCATCGACACCGCTGCCACGACGTACATCGTCTACCTGACGGTCCTCGGCGTCCTCGGCGTCCTCGGCTGGCTGGTCACCATCTGGGCGGCCGGCACGGGGAAGCGGTGGGTCCGCTGGGCCGCGTCCGCGCTCTTCGTCACCGCCACGAGCATCGCCCTGTTCAACCTGCTCGTCAGAGACACCTCCGGCGACACCGGCCTGCCCCCGCTGCTCGGCTGGGCCGGAGTCCTGCCCTGCCTGGCGGGACTCGCCGCGGTCCTGCTCCTGTGGCGAAAGCCGAAGCAGCGGGTCACCGTGTGA
- a CDS encoding histidine phosphatase family protein codes for MTETRRVICWRHGQTDWNVENRFQGQLDIPLNKTGIAQAERAAQLLALLRPDAIIASDLQRASDTAHALARLTGLTVTHDPALRERFGGPWEGLSRAEIAAGWPEQLPTMDIPGGEDMPTVGARVAEAVQRGLEKVPEGGTLVVASHGAALRAGIHTMLGLPQDQLEALGSLSNCSWSVLGPRRLGGWRLLEHNAGTLPEDKVLGDDR; via the coding sequence GTGACCGAGACCCGTCGTGTGATCTGCTGGCGCCACGGACAGACCGACTGGAACGTCGAGAACCGCTTCCAGGGACAGCTTGACATCCCCCTGAACAAGACGGGTATCGCCCAGGCCGAGCGGGCCGCCCAACTCCTCGCCCTGCTGCGCCCCGACGCGATCATCGCCTCCGACCTGCAACGAGCCTCCGACACCGCGCACGCCCTGGCCCGGCTCACCGGACTGACCGTGACCCACGACCCGGCGCTGCGCGAGCGCTTCGGCGGTCCGTGGGAGGGGCTGTCCCGCGCCGAGATCGCCGCGGGCTGGCCCGAGCAGCTGCCCACCATGGACATCCCCGGCGGCGAGGACATGCCCACCGTCGGGGCGCGGGTGGCCGAGGCCGTCCAGCGCGGCCTGGAGAAGGTGCCCGAGGGCGGCACACTGGTCGTCGCCAGCCACGGCGCGGCCCTGCGCGCCGGCATCCACACCATGCTCGGCCTGCCCCAGGACCAGTTGGAGGCCCTGGGGTCGCTGAGCAACTGCTCCTGGTCCGTGCTCGGCCCCCGCCGCCTCGGCGGCTGGCGCCTGCTGGAGCACAACGCGGGAACCCTCCCCGAGGACAAGGTGCTGGGCGACGACCGTTGA